GATCAAATCTGGCTTTCCCGCCGGGTTGCTTTCGGTTCGGTGGCTCGTGTTAAACCTTGCTATTCGATTCAGGATATCACGGTGCCGAGAAGTGAATTCCCCCAAGCTATTGAAGGAATCCTTAAGATCGCCAAAGAGTATGATATGATCATCGGTTTGGTGGCTCATGCCGGAGACGGCAACCTCCATCCTTTGGTGCTCTTCGATCAGCGGCATGCTGATGAAGTGGAACGGGTTCATGGTGCAGAAGGAGCCCTGAGTAAGCTGGCTGTTTCTCTGGGTGGCACTATGAGCGGGGAACACGGCATTGGTGTGGTCAAGAAAAAATATATGGATGTTGAATTTACACCGGGAGCCATGGAAGCCTTCCGTAAACTTAAGAAAACCTTTGACCCGGCTAACCGTTTTAACCCTGATAAAATTATTTCTATCTAATTTTTCAAGGGAGCTGCCCCTTTTATCAACCGAAAGGT
The nucleotide sequence above comes from Desulfitobacterium chlororespirans DSM 11544. Encoded proteins:
- a CDS encoding FAD-linked oxidase C-terminal domain-containing protein gives rise to the protein DQIWLSRRVAFGSVARVKPCYSIQDITVPRSEFPQAIEGILKIAKEYDMIIGLVAHAGDGNLHPLVLFDQRHADEVERVHGAEGALSKLAVSLGGTMSGEHGIGVVKKKYMDVEFTPGAMEAFRKLKKTFDPANRFNPDKIISI